Proteins encoded within one genomic window of Candidatus Methylomirabilis sp.:
- a CDS encoding DUF2784 domain-containing protein, whose amino-acid sequence RRGRGEAMTAWAADLVVLIHFLYIVFLVAGPILFLRWRRVRAVHLSAVCLAVLIQGFAFLCPLTALEIWLRGGWAERGAQPGFIGRYIEPVVYPGLSQATITGLTLLLAAATLALYLWDPRKMPRPGGKRLEKE is encoded by the coding sequence AGGCGGGGGCGCGGGGAGGCGATGACGGCGTGGGCGGCCGACCTGGTGGTCCTGATTCACTTCCTCTACATCGTGTTCCTCGTCGCGGGGCCGATCCTCTTTCTGCGCTGGCGGCGGGTCCGGGCGGTGCACCTCTCTGCCGTCTGCCTGGCCGTCCTCATCCAGGGGTTTGCCTTCCTCTGCCCCCTCACGGCCCTGGAGATCTGGCTTCGGGGCGGGTGGGCGGAGCGGGGCGCACAGCCTGGGTTCATCGGGCGGTACATCGAGCCCGTGGTCTACCCGGGCCTCTCCCAGGCGACGATCACGGGACTCACCCTCCTGCTGGCAGCCGCCACGCTTGCCTTGTACCTGTGGGATCCGCGGAAGATGCCTCGGCCGGGGGGGAAGCGACTGGAAAAGGAATGA